The genomic segment TGGTCGATTCAGCCTCCAGCCGGCGCCTCAATGTACGCTCGCTGACGTGCAGGCGCTTGGCTACCTGTGCGATATCGAGGAAGTGTCCTGCGGATTCAATGAGCAACTGCCGCACAACGGCGGTAGTCTCCAGCGCGCTGTCCAGCCCGCGCAACCTCTCCTCGCATTGTTGCTGAAAGAGCACATGTTGTGTCCGGTTTGCCGTTCTAACAGGTGTGTTCAAAACCTGCGCCGGGAGAATTAACTGACTGAATTCACAGTCGAACGTCACAGGTATGTTAAACGCGTCTTTGTAAGAGGCCGCATGTGCAGGCCTGGGGTAGCTCAGCTGTATCTCAACGCCCTCCGCGCGCCCTACTGTGCTTCCATGCAGCGATCTTCCAACAGCAATCAGATTTGAGAAAACCAGCTCAGTCACCAATTGCTGCTGTGCAGCAGTGCCTATCGATACTGCAGCGCGTAGCGACAAACCCCTATCATGCTCATGCTCATGCGCAGTCCAGCTAGGCTGAAAAAATACCTGCCCATATCGAAGTAACAGTCGAAGGGCCTCACGCTGGTTCGCAGAGCTCATCAAAGCAAATCCAAAAATACCGAAACTGGCTATGTCGAACTGTTGCCCCACACGGAGCATCAGGCTGGAATCTTGGGTAAGGTCGACCGCGGCTTCGAGCAAAATCAACCGGTCGGCAGCTGAACTAACATCTTGGATGGCAGGGGAAGCGACGACACCTCGCCGGGCGAGTTCAGCGACCAATTTCGCAGGGCTGATCCCAGCCTCCTCCAGCAGGTGCCGCAGCTCCACTATAAATGCGTGATGTGCTTGATCCACTTTCATCGGCTGTAGACGCCGCCGGCAGTGCGAAGGCGCTCCAAAAGATCTCTAAGCAAGCAATGACCAAAACAAGATTGGCCGAATATGCTCCCATGAAATACTAGTTGCTCAATATAATCAAGTCCCCAGATCGCTGAAACGCAGCGGTAACGACACCCACAGAGATTGATTGATATGAAGCTCGCCCGAGCCCTGCAGTTATTGTCGAGACCAAAGCTGTTGTTGAAAATCAAGAATTCGAAGTCAGCGGACACCGGCAGTCCTTTTGTAAAAAGTTACAAGGACTTGATGAAAGGCGGTAGGCCGACCGCCGATTTTTACAATGCCGAAATGCTGAACCTGTTTTGGGAAACGAGCCCGGAGGCGATTGCAACGTTGTTGCCGCCCCCGCTACAACCCGCTTCAAAACCGGTGGTAGCTGCGTTTATTGCCCATTATCCCGAGACGAACTTTAGTGTTCCGTATCACGAATCCGCCGTTCTCATAAGAGCAAGCTATAAGGGTGAGGAAGGCTGGTATTGCCTGTCCATGCCAGTCACCGATGACATGGCGATGGCAGGTGGACGAGAAGGTTGGGGCTACCCGAAGAAAATGGCAGACATTTCGTTTTCACGCGAAGACGATACGGTAACCGGATATACAGAGCGCCACGGCATTAAATTTATGCAGGTGAAAGCGAGGCTTTCGGGCAAGGTGAATAACGACAATGCGGCGTTGGATGAGATTCGCGCGCTGGGCGTTAATGCCGAGGGCTTTTCTGATAAGAGTTTCTTGTTTAAACACTCTCCCTCGCCGGTGAAATCTGGAGTATTTGACTACCCTCCCCTGTTGGTTGAAGGCGTGACGCGCTTCAGGCCAAAGACATTTACATGGGCAGAGACGGAAATCGATCTCACGGAGTCAGCGTATGATCCGTGGAATGAAGTCCCTGTTAAGCGCATGTTGGGCGGATTTTATACGGTTGGTGATAACTCGATGCTACACGGGCGCGTACTGCAAAAAGTAAACGAACTTGAATTCCTCCCTTACGCCTTTTTGAAGTGGGAGTTTGACCAGAACAGACCTTGAAGCAGGTCTTGAAACTAATCTTGAAAAAAGCGATGAAGACCAGTGTATTTTTTAAATGCCAGGCAGCTTGTCGAGTCGACAGTAACCTTTTACCCATGAATTGATACGGGATTTGATTCACATGACAAAGAGCAAATTCAGAAGCAAGAAAGTTTTCGTTCTCATAATAGTTGCCGCGATAAGCGTCGCCTTAATGTGGGCGTTCTTTGACGACACTCGCCCACACAATCCCAAGGTGTTTGGCCCACCAGCAAAAACCGAATGGAAACCCATTGGTGCACGGTCAGCCGGGCAGCATAGCTACGATATCATTCCGGAGCCCACCACCTGGCATGCTATTCATGTGGATGTAAGCAACGCCGACAGTGTCTGGGGCGTCGCTGCCCCCATGTTCGAGCTCGACTGGGTAGCGGAGCCGGCCTACTTCGTAGGTAGCGGTCCACTACTGGATAACCAGGGGAACCTTTACTTCAGCGCAAATTTTTATCACGGTGAGCGTGTTGATCTGGTGGCAATTGATGCCAAGACTGGCGCGAGGCGCTGGACGCTGCCAGAGATAGGTAAGATGTCAGCGGGTGGCCCAATCATACTCAATGATCCTGATAATCCAGGAGCCCAAATTATCTATCTTGCGGGCCCCGAACAAATCACGGCTGTGCGGCAAGACGGCTCCATACTATGGAAGAAAGCCACAGGCATTAAGATCGCGAATGCCGAGGACCCGGACACAACCAAATTCCAAAACTTTAATTACCACCCAGCTACCGATTCACTGGTTACGGCAACCAAATCGGGAGCACTGCACGCGTTCAGCCGCAAGACCGGCGAGATCGTGGCGCCCGCTGGCCAACTACCGGGAGCACCGGCCATCAGCGGCAATCGCACCAGCATACCGGGTTTTATTGTCAATAGAGTCGACCCACTGATGGATAAAGCGTTTGGAAAAACGGCTGACGGTTTGAGTTTATTTTCTTCTGCGGTGAACTATATCTATGGTGGTGGCGGAGTCATAACTAATTATTTCAGTATCGACCCTGATAGCAGTCGTATCTATATCGCAGCAACGGCGCCGGACGCAGAAGATGGCACCGAAGATGGTCGCTCGGAAATCGGCGCCATTTACTCGTTAACCCTGCAGGATAACGGTAACGGAGGCCTTGAATTCGAAGTGCTGAACCGCAACACGTTTCAAGGGGGTACAGGCTCGACGCCGGCACTCAGCGCTGATGGCAGTCGGGTCTATGTTTCTGATAATGAAGGACATGTGATCGCACTGGATCATGAATTAAACGAGGTGTGGCGTGTCGATGTGGGCGAACCCCTGGTCGGTTCGATTACCGTCGCCCCTGACAACAACGAAATCTACGCTGTCACCGCCAAAGACGTTTTCCAGTTAATTGACCGCGGCGATCACGGCACTTTGACCTGGACTGCTGAGCTAAACGGTTTTGATGGCTATGCCAATGTCGATGTGCAATCCAATGGATTAACCGCGACGGTCACCGCTAATGGTGTGGTGGTTATGATTGGTGGGGGTAAAGAAATTATCGGCAGGACGGTCATGCTCCATGTAGGCATGGGGCTGCTGGATCGTCAAACGGGCCGGCTTCGCTACTTTACCGAGGGCCGGGAGGATTCGCTAGCCATGAGTGTGGTCGCGGCTGATGGCAGTATTTATGTTGGCCACTCCCCGCTAAGGCGCGCCGTTGGCAAAGCCTTCTATCCTGACTTAACACAGGATGTTATCGGCGGTGTAGCACGCTTTAAGCCTGTCCGCCTGGATCTTTTGGCACGTGATGCCCTCTGTGCCG from the Candidatus Marimicrobium litorale genome contains:
- a CDS encoding AraC family transcriptional regulator; translation: MKVDQAHHAFIVELRHLLEEAGISPAKLVAELARRGVVASPAIQDVSSAADRLILLEAAVDLTQDSSLMLRVGQQFDIASFGIFGFALMSSANQREALRLLLRYGQVFFQPSWTAHEHEHDRGLSLRAAVSIGTAAQQQLVTELVFSNLIAVGRSLHGSTVGRAEGVEIQLSYPRPAHAASYKDAFNIPVTFDCEFSQLILPAQVLNTPVRTANRTQHVLFQQQCEERLRGLDSALETTAVVRQLLIESAGHFLDIAQVAKRLHVSERTLRRRLEAESTSFRSAFDEIRDLLAREYLAKTELTIADIAHLLDYSETVSFRRAFVRWNGITPNRYRQQ
- a CDS encoding PQQ-binding-like beta-propeller repeat protein translates to MTKSKFRSKKVFVLIIVAAISVALMWAFFDDTRPHNPKVFGPPAKTEWKPIGARSAGQHSYDIIPEPTTWHAIHVDVSNADSVWGVAAPMFELDWVAEPAYFVGSGPLLDNQGNLYFSANFYHGERVDLVAIDAKTGARRWTLPEIGKMSAGGPIILNDPDNPGAQIIYLAGPEQITAVRQDGSILWKKATGIKIANAEDPDTTKFQNFNYHPATDSLVTATKSGALHAFSRKTGEIVAPAGQLPGAPAISGNRTSIPGFIVNRVDPLMDKAFGKTADGLSLFSSAVNYIYGGGGVITNYFSIDPDSSRIYIAATAPDAEDGTEDGRSEIGAIYSLTLQDNGNGGLEFEVLNRNTFQGGTGSTPALSADGSRVYVSDNEGHVIALDHELNEVWRVDVGEPLVGSITVAPDNNEIYAVTAKDVFQLIDRGDHGTLTWTAELNGFDGYANVDVQSNGLTATVTANGVVVMIGGGKEIIGRTVMLHVGMGLLDRQTGRLRYFTEGREDSLAMSVVAADGSIYVGHSPLRRAVGKAFYPDLTQDVIGGVARFKPVRLDLLARDALCAAGARAVNANTLNQVAEAAAVSTDIRQIAFLITQAESAIEQAVSDSDMPQADANPLRDLLAQSSASLATGDLIESATALTSACAMFD
- a CDS encoding acetoacetate decarboxylase family protein — its product is MKLARALQLLSRPKLLLKIKNSKSADTGSPFVKSYKDLMKGGRPTADFYNAEMLNLFWETSPEAIATLLPPPLQPASKPVVAAFIAHYPETNFSVPYHESAVLIRASYKGEEGWYCLSMPVTDDMAMAGGREGWGYPKKMADISFSREDDTVTGYTERHGIKFMQVKARLSGKVNNDNAALDEIRALGVNAEGFSDKSFLFKHSPSPVKSGVFDYPPLLVEGVTRFRPKTFTWAETEIDLTESAYDPWNEVPVKRMLGGFYTVGDNSMLHGRVLQKVNELEFLPYAFLKWEFDQNRP